The following are encoded together in the Thiobacillus sp. SCUT-2 genome:
- a CDS encoding GGDEF domain-containing protein, whose protein sequence is MNAALLILVVSCCVALAMSGILFIIARTYPKSVQGLDQWTLATLAMAASLGLFVARDLVPDAFSIVLANVLVLGGFMLMNAGTQAFCGVKAGARTGWRVLFVAVYAALFVWLTYVQPDIRLRVAAHSAFTLVVILDQLGLALKALPRTAGRTLLVLALAILAGVRIVRLGGLVLGIDHPTGPFDASMPNLFFVALPAVMLPLATISLIMLATEKLRRDLEFSSRYDDLTQCLNKKAAMQELHREIARARRFGSRLAVMLVDLDHFKAINDSRGHLEGDRVLVEFARTAKTLLREADLLTRFGGDEFLVVLPGTDQQQAARVAQRFHEAARDSAPVGWTVSIGIAEWHDADDTVADLLTRADNALYKSKALGRNQTQAG, encoded by the coding sequence ATGAATGCTGCCCTGCTGATCCTTGTCGTGTCGTGTTGCGTGGCGCTCGCCATGAGCGGCATCCTGTTCATCATCGCGCGCACCTACCCGAAGAGCGTGCAGGGGCTGGACCAGTGGACGCTGGCGACGCTGGCAATGGCCGCGAGCCTCGGCCTCTTCGTCGCACGCGACCTCGTTCCGGACGCGTTCAGCATCGTGCTCGCCAACGTGCTGGTGCTGGGCGGCTTCATGCTGATGAACGCCGGCACGCAGGCGTTCTGCGGCGTGAAGGCGGGTGCCCGCACGGGATGGCGAGTGCTGTTCGTCGCCGTCTATGCCGCGCTGTTCGTCTGGCTCACCTACGTGCAGCCGGATATCCGCCTGCGGGTGGCGGCGCACAGCGCGTTCACGCTCGTCGTGATCCTGGACCAGCTCGGCCTGGCGCTCAAGGCGCTGCCGCGTACTGCGGGCCGCACCCTGCTGGTGCTCGCGCTGGCGATCCTGGCCGGCGTGCGGATCGTGCGCCTCGGCGGGCTGGTGCTGGGCATCGACCACCCGACGGGGCCGTTCGACGCGTCGATGCCGAACCTGTTCTTCGTGGCGCTCCCCGCCGTCATGCTCCCGCTCGCCACGATCAGCCTGATCATGCTCGCCACGGAAAAGCTGCGCCGGGACCTGGAATTCAGCAGCCGCTACGACGACCTGACCCAGTGCCTCAACAAGAAGGCGGCGATGCAGGAACTGCATCGCGAGATCGCGCGGGCGCGCCGCTTCGGCAGCCGGCTCGCGGTCATGCTGGTCGACCTCGACCACTTCAAGGCGATCAACGACAGCCGCGGCCATCTCGAAGGCGACCGCGTGCTGGTCGAGTTCGCGCGGACCGCGAAGACGCTCCTGCGCGAAGCGGACCTGCTCACCCGCTTCGGCGGCGACGAATTCCTCGTGGTGCTGCCCGGCACCGACCAGCAGCAGGCCGCGCGCGTCGCGCAGCGGTTTCACGAGGCGGCCCGCGACAGCGCGCCGGTCGGCTGGACGGTCAGCATCGGCATCGCCGAATGGCACGACGCGGACGACACCGTTGCCGACCTGTTGACGCGGGCGGACAACGCCCTATATAAATCGAAGGCGCTTGGCCGCAACCAGACGCAGGCCGGCTGA